One Polaribacter sp. SA4-12 genomic window carries:
- a CDS encoding cellulase family glycosylhydrolase, with product MKNKKIILLILISLTLTAFGQVSPSQMAANMGRGINLGNVLSAPVEGNWAPAFTESYFEDIKNVGFKTVRIPIDFFGSRTSGDTSGYSKNANTSSSYTGNSSDYIIKDSYLDRIEQVIKWSLNNGLITILDFHGSTLKSEFSYTFSSKDKWSAYYTHPTSAKRAADNQKFRAIWTQIANRFKEYSDNLLFEVINEPYFWVSDTEMDILNSDIISIIRNSGSKNLNRNIIITGGSKNSYEAALQIGDAIIKSDDNLIATFHYYWPRAFTASAGEVDNDFDWGTTVDKTEIDTNFGFVKSWSQSKNIPVLLGEFGADNEKGYDYSKNTVGDFGGPDKTSREEFHRYLAQKAIDLGFSFTVWDAGDKSNKTIYKVENRGWVTGVRNALLGINCLNSEIIKNADIECGFDTNWSLFVQTPAVSAFSEAQASNSRNSSKSLQVNVTTSGAAFNKIILKNALVDNNTLSGKTINFSAFAKGSVNNLQFKIRIKTITNGTTVLSSSSNFTLSNSNYQLFEYEYKIPQNTTSLEFQVLCGNSIGTYYFDDFSAIDQNILNVENDVTVTSAFRVYPNPANQFLNISSTKKIKQILLRDINSKIFTIKVIENQIDVSKFSNGIYFLQVSFDDNTSKISKIIITNN from the coding sequence TTGAAAAATAAAAAAATCATATTATTAATATTAATCTCTCTAACGTTAACTGCGTTTGGGCAAGTATCCCCTAGCCAAATGGCAGCTAACATGGGGAGAGGTATTAATTTAGGTAATGTATTAAGTGCTCCTGTTGAAGGAAATTGGGCGCCAGCATTTACAGAAAGTTATTTTGAAGATATTAAAAATGTTGGTTTTAAAACAGTTAGAATACCAATTGATTTTTTTGGAAGTAGAACTTCCGGAGATACTTCTGGATATTCTAAAAATGCCAATACTTCTTCTAGTTACACCGGTAATTCTTCAGATTATATCATAAAAGACTCTTATTTAGATAGAATAGAGCAAGTTATAAAATGGTCTTTAAACAACGGTTTAATAACCATTCTAGATTTTCATGGATCCACTTTAAAAAGTGAATTTTCTTATACTTTTAGCTCAAAAGATAAATGGTCTGCTTATTATACACACCCAACATCTGCTAAAAGAGCTGCGGATAATCAGAAGTTTAGAGCAATCTGGACACAAATTGCAAATCGATTTAAAGAGTATTCAGATAATTTATTATTTGAAGTTATAAACGAACCTTATTTTTGGGTAAGTGATACTGAAATGGATATTTTAAATTCAGATATTATTTCAATCATTAGAAATTCTGGAAGTAAAAATCTTAATAGAAATATTATCATTACAGGAGGTTCAAAAAACTCTTATGAAGCTGCTTTACAAATTGGTGATGCTATTATAAAAAGTGATGACAATCTAATTGCAACATTTCACTACTATTGGCCAAGAGCTTTTACAGCTTCTGCAGGAGAAGTTGATAATGATTTTGATTGGGGAACAACAGTAGACAAAACAGAAATTGACACCAATTTTGGTTTCGTTAAATCTTGGTCTCAATCTAAAAATATTCCTGTTTTATTAGGTGAGTTTGGCGCAGATAACGAAAAAGGTTATGATTATTCTAAAAACACTGTTGGCGATTTTGGAGGACCTGATAAAACTTCTCGTGAAGAGTTTCATCGATATTTAGCTCAAAAAGCAATTGATCTAGGTTTTTCATTTACAGTTTGGGATGCAGGTGACAAATCAAACAAAACAATTTATAAAGTAGAAAACAGAGGTTGGGTTACTGGTGTTAGAAATGCACTATTAGGAATTAATTGCTTAAACTCTGAAATTATTAAAAACGCAGATATAGAATGTGGTTTTGATACTAATTGGAGTTTATTTGTTCAAACTCCAGCAGTTTCTGCTTTTTCAGAAGCTCAGGCTTCTAATAGTAGAAATAGCTCTAAATCTTTACAAGTTAATGTTACAACAAGTGGTGCAGCATTTAACAAAATTATTTTAAAAAATGCTCTTGTAGATAATAACACTCTTTCTGGAAAAACGATCAACTTTTCAGCTTTTGCAAAAGGGTCTGTAAACAACCTGCAGTTTAAAATAAGAATTAAGACCATTACTAATGGAACTACAGTATTATCTAGTTCTTCAAATTTTACGTTATCAAATTCAAATTATCAATTATTCGAATATGAATACAAAATTCCTCAAAATACAACATCACTAGAGTTTCAAGTATTGTGTGGCAATAGTATCGGAACTTATTATTTTGATGATTTTTCTGCAATTGACCAAAATATTTTAAATGTAGAAAATGACGTTACTGTAACTTCTGCCTTCAGGGTTTACCCAAATCCGGCAAATCAATTCTTAAACATCTCTTCAACTAAAAAAATAAAACAAATTCTATTAAGAGATATCAATAGCAAAATTTTTACAATTAAAGTGATTGAAAATCAAATAGATGTATCAAAATTTAGCAATGGTATCTATTTTTTACAAGTTTCTTTTGACGATAACACCTCTAAAATTTCAAAAATTATTATTACTAACAATTAA
- a CDS encoding sugar phosphate isomerase/epimerase family protein, translated as MRYLKLITLIVLMPLFTTCATYKKSKKVTFDKNNLIPWSIVGFDVKERTPKQRLEMLERLGYKQYAYGYRPKHIPTMQQEWELAKEKGIEVKAVWLYINLHKDKVGSLKPESEVVFKNLKESGLKTQIWVGFQPTYFDKLSDNESLKQSIEMVEYLSKKAEKIGSKIALYNHGGWYGKPENQLRIIKSLPKQNLGVVFNFHHTHDSLDEYSENIKKLFPYLWSVSLNGMKSGGPKIITIGKGDLEKEMIQQLLNLNYRGPFNILGHVKGGDPEVILEENFKGLKTLF; from the coding sequence ATGAGATACCTTAAACTAATAACACTTATTGTTTTAATGCCTCTTTTCACAACATGTGCTACTTATAAAAAGTCTAAAAAAGTAACATTTGATAAGAATAATTTAATTCCCTGGTCTATAGTTGGGTTTGACGTTAAAGAAAGAACTCCTAAGCAACGTTTAGAAATGTTAGAACGTTTAGGTTACAAACAATATGCGTATGGTTATAGACCTAAGCATATTCCAACTATGCAGCAAGAATGGGAATTAGCAAAAGAAAAAGGAATTGAAGTAAAAGCAGTTTGGTTGTATATAAATCTACATAAAGATAAAGTAGGCTCTTTAAAACCAGAAAGCGAAGTTGTTTTTAAAAATTTAAAAGAATCAGGTTTAAAAACCCAAATTTGGGTTGGGTTTCAACCAACATATTTTGATAAATTATCTGATAATGAATCGTTAAAACAGTCTATAGAAATGGTAGAATACCTTTCTAAAAAAGCCGAAAAAATAGGTTCTAAAATAGCACTTTATAATCATGGAGGTTGGTATGGAAAACCAGAGAACCAACTTCGTATTATAAAATCTTTACCAAAACAAAATTTAGGAGTTGTGTTTAACTTTCATCACACGCATGATTCTTTAGATGAATATTCAGAAAATATTAAAAAACTGTTTCCGTATTTATGGTCAGTAAGTTTAAATGGGATGAAATCTGGAGGGCCAAAAATCATCACTATTGGAAAAGGTGATTTAGAAAAAGAGATGATTCAACAATTATTAAACTTAAATTATAGAGGTCCTTTTAATATTTTAGGGCACGTAAAAGGAGGAGATCCAGAAGTGATTTTAGAAGAAAATTTTAAAGGTTTAAAAACTTTATTTTAA
- a CDS encoding sialate O-acetylesterase: protein MNKLAIIIVFFFAINSSSQDKKTKVFLLAGQSNMDGRAKASDLSEIDKQRLKKAQKNVTLYYNFDEGKPLDSTKVAKHTSKKFRADYLFGPELFFGIKMSEKYPDHKILLIKRSRGGMSLYGAWNPDWSLEKATLMKEQKQPKLYAEFIDYSKKTLANLTDYELCGMLWVQGETDSGKRFGPKPANEYEVNLKNLISSARKDFNKPNLPFLIFQVGGGKVVEGMKNTAKEDENVVLIPQKTDKKSKFYFERNPPPVGHYVTSSMKKIGEYFFDFYITNFPN, encoded by the coding sequence ATGAATAAACTGGCTATCATAATAGTATTCTTCTTTGCAATTAATAGCAGCTCACAAGATAAAAAAACAAAAGTTTTTCTTTTAGCAGGACAATCGAATATGGATGGTCGTGCAAAAGCATCAGATTTATCAGAAATAGATAAACAACGTCTTAAAAAAGCACAAAAAAATGTAACCCTTTATTATAATTTTGATGAAGGAAAACCTCTTGATTCAACAAAAGTTGCAAAACATACTTCCAAAAAATTTAGAGCTGACTATCTTTTTGGCCCAGAATTATTTTTCGGAATTAAAATGTCAGAAAAATATCCTGACCATAAAATTCTGTTAATAAAGCGTTCAAGAGGAGGAATGTCTTTATATGGTGCTTGGAATCCAGATTGGAGTCTTGAAAAAGCAACTTTAATGAAAGAGCAAAAACAACCTAAACTATATGCCGAATTTATAGACTATTCAAAAAAAACACTTGCTAATCTTACAGATTATGAACTCTGTGGAATGTTGTGGGTACAAGGTGAAACTGATAGTGGCAAGCGTTTTGGACCAAAACCTGCAAATGAGTATGAAGTAAACCTAAAGAACCTTATTTCTTCAGCTAGAAAAGACTTCAACAAACCAAACTTACCTTTTTTAATTTTTCAAGTTGGTGGTGGAAAAGTAGTAGAAGGAATGAAAAATACCGCTAAAGAAGATGAAAACGTTGTTTTAATTCCACAGAAAACAGATAAGAAATCGAAATTCTATTTTGAAAGAAATCCACCTCCAGTTGGTCATTATGTAACAAGTAGTATGAAAAAAATTGGAGAATACTTTTTCGATTTTTATATAACAAACTTTCCTAATTAA
- a CDS encoding fibronectin type III domain-containing protein — translation MLQNKNKIKKTLSVLFLLVMLYSCKTKSIVNNNQSTIVNIKAIGEKPLLIRQPYLQMVRPTTSTITWKTNLLVTNCSVVYNELNSLEKTVVKGFLTEHEGNKFNEVVIVNLKPETTYNYAIYSNGHLLETGEKIYI, via the coding sequence ATGCTTCAAAATAAAAATAAAATAAAAAAAACACTTTCCGTACTCTTTTTATTAGTGATGCTTTATAGTTGTAAAACAAAAAGTATTGTTAATAATAACCAATCAACAATAGTTAATATTAAAGCAATTGGAGAAAAACCTTTATTAATTCGTCAGCCTTATCTACAAATGGTAAGACCAACAACTTCCACTATTACTTGGAAAACAAATTTGCTTGTAACAAATTGTTCAGTGGTTTATAATGAGTTAAATTCATTAGAAAAAACTGTTGTAAAAGGTTTTTTAACTGAACACGAAGGAAATAAATTTAATGAAGTTGTCATTGTAAATTTAAAGCCAGAAACAACGTATAATTATGCAATTTATTCTAATGGGCATCTTTTAGAAACAGGAGAAAAAATATACATTTAA
- a CDS encoding sulfatase: MKQYSILLFIAFFILKSANAQNTDKSKPNILLICIDDLRNNLGVYGDEQAITPNIDKLAKEGVTFRNHQVQYAVCGPSRSALTTSLMPEETGVIGFKPIRKILKDVIFLPQHFKNNGYTTAAAGKIHDPRTVGNKAKDNFTKDGDDVASWTIPYLAPKGGHKSKGMALDFQDLTDEKYVDGIIRIEGIKLLEQVAKKDAPFFMAIGFKKPHEPFIAPKIYWDLYDNTKFKVAENQKAPIGRDDLKIYAIHGKDVKQNMNLKTGLINDYFQLKLKKGYYACTSFVDAQIGMVIDKLKKLGVADNTIIVIWGDHGLFLGEHGRWNKHSNLEVASSSPLIIIDPRNPNAKGQTFSAVSTVDIYPTLCELAGLDIPEQPENAKISIGRKIKGRSLVPILNDTNAQVKIGAITVYRGQRGLGYGYRIKGKYRYIEWVKKGRDNFYELYDYEIDPNETRNLAVVEKEAYAPLLHKFSRNIRSFGEADGCLALLKTKPYQLTDKSKVLKRDADGDGIPDDQEKKGDSNGNGIPNYLDASK; this comes from the coding sequence ATGAAACAGTATAGCATCTTATTATTTATAGCTTTTTTTATATTAAAGTCAGCTAATGCGCAAAATACAGACAAATCAAAACCCAATATATTATTAATTTGTATTGATGATTTAAGAAATAATTTAGGTGTCTATGGGGATGAACAGGCTATTACACCAAATATTGATAAGTTGGCAAAAGAAGGTGTTACTTTTAGAAACCATCAAGTGCAATATGCAGTTTGTGGTCCTTCAAGATCAGCATTGACGACTAGTTTAATGCCAGAAGAAACGGGGGTGATTGGATTTAAACCCATCAGAAAAATATTAAAAGATGTTATTTTTTTACCACAACATTTTAAGAATAATGGGTATACAACTGCTGCCGCAGGAAAAATTCACGATCCAAGAACTGTTGGAAATAAAGCCAAAGATAATTTCACGAAAGATGGAGATGATGTTGCGTCTTGGACAATTCCTTATTTAGCACCAAAAGGGGGGCATAAATCAAAAGGAATGGCTTTAGATTTTCAAGATTTAACTGATGAAAAATATGTAGACGGAATTATTCGTATAGAAGGAATTAAGTTATTAGAGCAAGTTGCAAAAAAAGATGCTCCATTTTTTATGGCAATCGGATTTAAAAAACCACACGAACCTTTTATCGCTCCAAAAATATATTGGGATTTATATGACAATACAAAATTTAAAGTAGCAGAAAACCAAAAAGCGCCAATTGGTAGAGATGATTTAAAAATCTATGCAATTCACGGGAAAGATGTGAAACAAAATATGAATCTAAAAACAGGTTTAATTAATGATTATTTTCAGTTAAAGTTAAAAAAAGGATATTATGCGTGTACTTCTTTTGTAGATGCTCAAATAGGAATGGTAATCGATAAATTGAAAAAATTAGGTGTTGCAGATAATACTATTATTGTAATTTGGGGAGATCATGGATTGTTTTTAGGCGAACATGGACGTTGGAATAAACACTCTAATTTAGAAGTAGCATCTTCTTCGCCATTAATAATAATTGATCCAAGAAATCCGAATGCAAAAGGGCAAACTTTTTCAGCAGTTTCTACGGTAGATATTTATCCGACTCTTTGTGAGTTGGCTGGTTTAGATATTCCAGAACAACCCGAAAATGCTAAAATTTCTATAGGAAGAAAGATAAAAGGTAGAAGCTTAGTTCCAATTTTAAATGATACAAATGCACAAGTTAAAATTGGAGCAATTACTGTCTATAGAGGTCAAAGAGGTTTAGGGTACGGTTATAGAATTAAGGGAAAATATAGATATATTGAATGGGTGAAAAAAGGAAGAGATAATTTTTATGAATTGTATGATTATGAGATTGACCCAAATGAAACAAGAAATTTAGCTGTTGTAGAAAAAGAGGCTTATGCACCTTTATTACACAAATTCTCAAGAAATATTAGAAGTTTTGGTGAAGCAGATGGTTGTTTAGCTTTATTAAAAACAAAACCTTATCAATTAACAGATAAAAGTAAAGTTTTAAAGAGAGATGCAGATGGAGATGGAATACCAGATGATCAAGAAAAAAAAGGTGACAGTAATGGAAATGGAATCCCTAATTATTTAGATGCTTCAAAATAA
- a CDS encoding sulfatase: MKLFFPFLSVIIMAIILFSCKAVTLEKEQKPNILLLYMDDLRPELSSFGASQIISPNIDGLAKKGVQFTSAYCNVPVCGASRASMLTGMLPTKNRFLNYDTFVEKETPNAITLPQLYKNNGYTTISNGKIYHHLDDRESDWNEVWRPYAFDKKDENLVPTDYWQSLWKDYQNEKNRVEYKATNTGPAYESAEVNDSIYIDGLVTQKVIRDIKKLKNSNKPFFLTAGFISPHLPFNAPKKYWDLYDRNSIKQPKNYNYIPKNAPEMSISTWPEMRAYSNIPKNGQVSDSIAIDLMHGYYATISYTDALIGRILSELKAQELDKNTIVILVSDHGYNLQEHTQWAKFTNYNTSTQVPLIIYNPFSKNKGKTDALVELVDVYPTLAELCKLETPKNQLDGKSFIDNIEDISKEGKEHVFIKKGNGFTLKTKEFSYTEFINPKDNTTITSMLYDHKNDKTENVNVVNDSKYIEIVYKLKTILRTNYKSNIEGI, encoded by the coding sequence ATGAAATTATTTTTTCCTTTTTTGAGTGTCATTATTATGGCGATAATCTTGTTTTCTTGCAAAGCAGTAACTTTAGAGAAGGAGCAGAAACCAAATATTTTGCTTTTGTATATGGATGATTTACGCCCAGAATTATCAAGTTTTGGAGCTTCTCAAATTATTTCTCCAAATATTGATGGGCTTGCAAAAAAAGGAGTTCAATTTACAAGTGCCTATTGTAATGTACCAGTTTGTGGCGCTTCTAGAGCAAGTATGTTAACAGGAATGTTGCCAACAAAAAACCGCTTTTTAAATTATGATACGTTTGTAGAAAAGGAAACTCCAAATGCAATTACATTACCTCAATTATATAAAAATAACGGCTATACAACCATTTCTAATGGTAAAATTTATCATCATTTAGATGATAGAGAATCTGATTGGAATGAAGTTTGGCGACCTTATGCTTTTGATAAAAAGGATGAAAATTTAGTGCCCACTGATTATTGGCAGTCTCTTTGGAAAGATTATCAAAATGAAAAAAATAGAGTAGAGTACAAAGCTACAAATACAGGGCCTGCTTATGAAAGTGCAGAGGTTAATGATTCCATTTATATTGATGGATTAGTAACACAGAAAGTGATTAGAGATATCAAAAAACTTAAAAATTCTAATAAACCTTTCTTTTTAACTGCTGGTTTTATTTCGCCTCATTTACCATTTAATGCTCCAAAGAAGTATTGGGATTTATATGATAGAAATTCAATAAAACAACCTAAAAATTATAATTATATCCCTAAAAATGCTCCTGAAATGTCAATTAGTACTTGGCCAGAAATGAGAGCATATTCTAATATACCAAAAAATGGACAAGTATCTGATAGTATTGCAATTGATTTAATGCATGGTTATTATGCAACAATTAGTTACACAGATGCCTTAATAGGGCGAATTTTGTCAGAATTAAAAGCACAAGAATTAGATAAAAATACAATTGTTATACTAGTTTCTGATCACGGTTACAATCTACAAGAACATACACAATGGGCAAAATTCACAAATTATAATACATCAACTCAAGTTCCATTAATTATTTACAATCCGTTTTCAAAAAACAAAGGAAAAACAGATGCTTTGGTAGAATTGGTAGATGTTTATCCAACGCTTGCTGAACTTTGTAAACTAGAAACTCCTAAAAATCAATTAGACGGAAAAAGTTTTATAGACAATATAGAAGACATTTCAAAAGAAGGTAAAGAACACGTTTTTATTAAAAAAGGAAATGGTTTCACTTTAAAAACGAAGGAGTTTAGTTATACAGAATTTATCAATCCTAAAGATAATACCACGATTACTTCTATGCTGTATGATCATAAAAACGATAAAACAGAAAATGTAAATGTTGTTAATGATTCAAAATACATAGAAATAGTCTATAAATTAAAAACCATTTTACGTACAAACTATAAATCAAACATAGAAGGAATTTAA
- a CDS encoding sulfatase family protein, with amino-acid sequence MRKLLTFFCILSIIACNKKTFQEKGIQKELKQPNILWIVTEDISPTFSFYGDNTAKTPNLDKLALESMIYDNAFAPVGVCAPSRSSIITGMYPTSIGTMHMRTGKDVFSWGSRSYKKKTGIKDLEGSDVIEYAAVIPENVKCYTEYLRIAGYYTTNNAKTDYQFAAPVTAWDENNQKAHWRNAPKGKPFFSVFNIGTTHESRLWKNEKLPLTVDTQTVNVPPYLPDNIASRKTIARHYSNVELMDAEVGVILEQLRKDGLYDNTIIFFYSDHGGPLPRQKREIYDSGLKVPLIIKGLNGKIGRTDRLISFVDLAPTMLSLAGIKAPNYMEGNAFLGEHSSDKRVYVFGSSDRFDEFSDRLRSVRNKRYLYVRNDFPELPKYKDVGYRKKVPLMADFLDLKENNKINKVQEIWFQTKTKEELYDCETDPHNVVNLVEKPEYDVILEEMRIALKNHIKDRKDYALQPESKMILEMWPNFEQPITASTEINVEGKNISLSSATKGASIAYLISAKADEKLDFNSKWQVYYKPINVQKGKTVYTIAQRIGYKESEIISLKIN; translated from the coding sequence ATGAGAAAATTACTAACCTTTTTTTGCATACTATCAATAATTGCATGTAATAAAAAAACGTTTCAAGAAAAAGGAATACAAAAAGAATTAAAGCAACCAAATATTCTTTGGATTGTTACAGAAGATATTAGTCCTACGTTTTCATTTTACGGAGACAATACTGCCAAAACTCCTAATTTAGATAAGTTAGCGTTAGAAAGTATGATTTACGATAATGCATTTGCGCCTGTTGGTGTTTGCGCACCTTCTCGTTCTTCAATCATTACAGGGATGTACCCTACAAGTATTGGTACAATGCATATGAGAACTGGTAAAGATGTTTTTTCTTGGGGAAGTCGTTCTTATAAAAAGAAAACTGGAATTAAAGATTTAGAAGGAAGCGATGTTATAGAATACGCTGCTGTAATTCCAGAAAATGTAAAATGTTATACAGAATATTTAAGAATTGCGGGTTATTATACAACTAACAATGCAAAAACAGATTACCAGTTTGCTGCTCCCGTTACAGCTTGGGATGAGAACAATCAAAAAGCACATTGGAGAAATGCACCAAAAGGTAAGCCTTTCTTTTCCGTTTTTAATATTGGTACAACGCATGAAAGTCGTCTTTGGAAAAATGAAAAATTGCCATTAACTGTAGATACACAAACAGTAAATGTTCCTCCATATTTACCAGATAATATTGCTTCAAGAAAAACAATTGCAAGACATTATAGTAATGTAGAATTAATGGATGCTGAAGTTGGAGTAATTTTAGAGCAATTAAGAAAGGATGGATTGTATGATAATACAATTATCTTTTTTTACAGTGATCATGGTGGACCTTTGCCAAGACAGAAAAGAGAAATTTATGATTCTGGATTAAAAGTCCCTTTGATTATTAAAGGATTAAATGGAAAAATAGGAAGAACAGATAGATTAATTTCTTTTGTTGATTTGGCTCCAACAATGCTAAGTTTAGCGGGTATTAAAGCTCCTAATTATATGGAAGGAAATGCATTCTTAGGTGAACATAGTAGTGATAAAAGAGTATATGTTTTTGGAAGTTCAGACAGGTTTGATGAATTTTCTGATAGATTAAGATCGGTTAGAAATAAACGTTATTTATATGTTAGAAACGATTTTCCAGAATTGCCAAAATATAAGGATGTTGGCTACAGAAAAAAGGTTCCTTTAATGGCTGATTTTCTTGATTTAAAAGAAAATAATAAAATAAATAAAGTACAAGAAATTTGGTTTCAAACAAAAACAAAAGAAGAATTATATGACTGTGAAACAGACCCACATAATGTAGTTAATTTAGTAGAAAAACCAGAATATGATGTAATTCTAGAGGAAATGAGAATTGCTTTAAAGAATCATATAAAAGACAGAAAAGATTACGCTTTACAACCTGAGTCTAAAATGATTCTAGAAATGTGGCCTAATTTTGAACAACCAATCACAGCTTCAACAGAAATTAATGTTGAGGGTAAAAATATCTCACTGTCATCAGCCACAAAAGGTGCTTCAATAGCTTATTTAATTTCAGCTAAAGCTGATGAAAAATTAGATTTTAATAGTAAATGGCAAGTTTACTATAAACCAATTAATGTTCAAAAAGGTAAAACTGTTTACACAATTGCTCAACGAATTGGTTATAAAGAGAGTGAAATTATATCACTAAAAATAAATTAG
- a CDS encoding endo-1,4-beta-xylanase, whose translation MKKIIFIIFLLGTFCGFSQKKYPKGENLIDYNKIKFISTNKTFGKVTVIEPFKKSNAQFEIETITQPQFIYKSATSIPIHKQSVKLGRVFLLSFSAKTTKSSLETGEAKINLLFKQSESYKNNIVSTQSISSKWQQYYIPFQSDINIDQNNLGIVLHYGFKPQAFLIKDIKFELFAEGTKFEALPKTEIVYKGMEPDAKWRKEANARIEKNRKSDFKIQFQKKGKAITDKTISIKLIKHNFPFGAAINAKDVVANNEKYKNFKKAFDLAVFENDLKIKSLRWKKKKDQLIEAISILKNDNVTIKGHVLIWPGFNYLTPEIKENKDNPEKVTNLIEDHVTNLLKLTKDKISHWDVVNEAYTNRDLQQITGSEAILYNGFKATKELQPIAKCFINEYGIISKGGLDTKKQEWYYNFIKRIDKNTGGLVDGIGIQSHIGSDLTPPEKVLEILDYYGTLNIKISISEFTMDIQEPVIREQYTRDFMIAAFSHPNVSEFLFWGYVEDDRKKVDIYKKDFTIGAMGKAYFSLINDVWKTDFIGKTNDKGTILGNGFYGTYEYSFVDGSRVVKGEFQLNPNQNGIINVHIK comes from the coding sequence ATGAAAAAAATCATATTTATTATATTCCTTTTAGGAACTTTCTGTGGATTTTCGCAAAAAAAATATCCTAAAGGAGAAAATTTAATTGATTACAATAAGATTAAATTCATCAGCACAAATAAAACATTTGGAAAAGTTACTGTAATAGAACCTTTCAAAAAAAGTAATGCTCAATTCGAAATTGAAACGATAACGCAACCTCAATTCATTTATAAAAGTGCTACTTCTATACCAATTCATAAACAATCTGTAAAACTGGGTCGTGTTTTTTTGTTGAGTTTTTCAGCAAAAACTACAAAGTCTAGCCTAGAAACTGGAGAAGCTAAAATAAACCTGTTATTCAAACAATCAGAATCTTACAAAAACAACATTGTATCTACACAAAGCATATCTTCTAAGTGGCAGCAATACTATATTCCTTTTCAATCGGATATAAATATTGATCAAAATAATTTAGGAATTGTTTTGCACTATGGTTTTAAACCACAAGCTTTTTTAATAAAAGATATAAAATTTGAATTGTTTGCTGAAGGAACAAAATTTGAAGCACTTCCAAAAACTGAAATAGTTTACAAAGGTATGGAGCCAGATGCTAAATGGCGTAAAGAAGCGAATGCTAGAATTGAAAAAAATAGAAAGAGTGATTTTAAAATACAATTTCAAAAAAAGGGAAAAGCTATTACAGATAAAACTATAAGTATTAAATTAATAAAGCATAATTTTCCTTTTGGAGCAGCTATAAATGCAAAAGATGTTGTTGCTAATAATGAAAAGTATAAGAACTTTAAAAAGGCATTTGATTTGGCCGTTTTTGAAAATGATTTAAAAATTAAAAGTTTACGCTGGAAAAAGAAAAAAGACCAATTAATTGAAGCTATTTCAATCTTAAAAAATGATAATGTTACTATAAAAGGACATGTGTTAATTTGGCCTGGATTCAATTATTTAACACCAGAAATAAAAGAAAATAAAGACAACCCAGAAAAAGTAACTAACTTAATTGAAGATCATGTTACTAATCTTTTAAAGCTTACCAAAGATAAAATTTCTCATTGGGATGTTGTTAATGAGGCTTATACTAACAGAGATTTACAACAGATAACAGGTTCTGAAGCTATTCTATACAATGGTTTTAAAGCAACCAAAGAATTACAACCAATAGCAAAATGTTTTATTAACGAATACGGAATTATAAGTAAAGGTGGTTTAGATACCAAAAAGCAAGAATGGTATTATAATTTTATCAAACGCATTGATAAAAATACAGGTGGTTTAGTTGATGGAATTGGTATTCAAAGTCATATTGGATCGGATTTAACACCACCAGAAAAAGTATTAGAAATTCTAGATTATTACGGAACTTTAAATATAAAGATTAGCATTTCTGAGTTTACAATGGATATTCAAGAACCAGTAATAAGAGAGCAATATACAAGAGATTTTATGATTGCTGCATTTAGTCATCCTAACGTTAGTGAATTCCTTTTTTGGGGCTATGTAGAAGATGATAGAAAAAAAGTAGATATTTATAAAAAAGATTTTACTATTGGTGCAATGGGTAAAGCGTATTTCTCTTTAATTAACGATGTTTGGAAAACTGATTTTATAGGAAAGACAAATGATAAAGGAACAATTCTTGGAAATGGTTTTTATGGAACTTATGAATATAGTTTTGTAGATGGTTCAAGAGTTGTAAAAGGCGAATTTCAATTAAATCCTAATCAAAATGGAATCATAAACGTACATATTAAATGA